A window of the Garra rufa chromosome 10, GarRuf1.0, whole genome shotgun sequence genome harbors these coding sequences:
- the znfl2a gene encoding zinc finger-like gene 2a, which yields MEFVKDTSDPETFGTKDEETGDQKDFQESGESSAETESEEQSEWEEENEDMSEVEEESEEEPNKNSSKKKVSQKRKSCTCRQCGKSFTCKRSLMEHMRIHTGETPFSCSYCGKLFKYKGSLTDHVRIHTGEKPFKCTHCEKRFTHRTSLSGHLKIHSGERPFTCQQCGKSFSLKTYYNSHIKTHSGVKPFICLQCGKSFFSAPRLKEHELIHSEVKPFHCAPCGRSFSQITRLKRHLKSFIHNKYRPLERFMLQSDSSAQGVNLSFTKTHFLQ from the coding sequence ACTTTCAGGAAAGTGGAGAATCGAGTGCTGAAACAGAAAGTGAAGAACAGAGTGAATGGGAAGAAGAAAATGAAGACATGAGTGAAGTTGAAGAGGAAAGTGAAGAAGAACCGAATAAAAACTCTTCTAAAAAGAAAGTGTCACAAAAAAGAAAGTCGTGCACCTgtcgtcagtgtggaaagagtttcacgtgTAAAAGAAGCCTGATGGaacacatgagaatccacaccgGAGAGACGCCTTTCTCATGCAGTTACTGTGGAAAGCTGTTTAAATACAAAGGAAGTCTGACGGATCACGTCCgaatccacaccggagagaagccgttcaAGTGCACTCACTGTGAGAAGAGATTCACACACAGAACAAGCCTTTCAGGACACCTGAAGATCCACAGCGGAGAGAGGCCTTTCACATGCCagcagtgcgggaagagtttcagcCTTAAAACATACTACAACAGCCACATAAAAACTCACTCCGGCGTGAAGCCCTTCATCTGTCtccagtgcgggaagagttttttCTCTGCTCCACGTCTGAAAGAACACGAGCTCATTCACAGTGAAGTGAAGCCGTTTCACTGCGCTCCATGCGGGAGGAGTTTCAGCCAAATTACTCGTCTTAAAAGACATTTAAAGTCCttcatacataataaatacaggCCGCTAGAGAGATTCATGCTCCAGAGTGACTCCTCAGCTCAAGGAGTGAATCTGTCATTCACTAAAACACACTTCCTGCAGTGA